One genomic window of Gemmatimonadota bacterium includes the following:
- a CDS encoding HU family DNA-binding protein — protein MNRTELAGKVADATGLSKAQADAAVAAALDAIKSSLSDGDSVTLIGFGTFSVSNRAARQGRNPGTGESITIAARNVAKFTAGKALKDAIG, from the coding sequence ATGAATCGCACAGAATTGGCCGGTAAGGTTGCTGATGCTACTGGGTTGTCCAAAGCGCAAGCCGACGCCGCAGTCGCCGCAGCACTCGACGCCATCAAGAGCAGTCTCAGCGACGGCGATTCCGTCACGTTGATCGGCTTCGGCACGTTCAGCGTATCGAACCGCGCTGCTCGCCAGGGGCGAAATCCCGGTACGGGCGAGTCCATTACGATCGCGGCGAGAAACGTGGCAAAGTTTACGGCTGGCAAAGCGTTAAAAGACGCCATAGGCTAA
- a CDS encoding ATP-grasp domain-containing protein, producing MNLEVVVGSDFCKLLAEAWDIPLSLRLRYVSQAVDEIVDYAREHPLDAIVPVDDYTTEIAARACKVLGLPHNSPEAAIAARNKYRMREMLSAAGVWCPNFVRFDLSVPVEELALEQRYPCVLKPVLLSGSRGVIRADSPDGFIEAFRRIGRILKSAEDRPPSLDPDAHRIMVESYMPGREVALEGLLSGGRLRVLALFDKPDPLEGPYFEETIYVTPSRLPEETQEIVYDVVQRASSAVGLTEGPVHAELRVHHGEARIIEIAGRSIGGLCSRVLEYGLGISLEELILRHALGEDVDGVGGKAQSRGGADQADQADQADQADQADCETQSRGGTGDEAAGQTKETNAAANKPEAAGVMMLPVPEGGMFQGFDGVEEAKKTPGVEDVVITAKEGDMLTPLPEGASYPGFIFARGEEPGQVARTLRRAHRSLRMRVKTVLAT from the coding sequence ATGAACCTCGAAGTCGTCGTGGGATCGGACTTCTGCAAGTTGCTGGCGGAGGCGTGGGACATCCCGCTGTCGCTCAGGCTCCGGTACGTGTCGCAGGCCGTGGATGAAATCGTGGACTACGCCCGTGAACATCCCCTCGACGCCATCGTACCCGTCGACGATTATACCACCGAAATCGCCGCCCGGGCGTGTAAGGTCCTCGGCCTGCCGCACAACTCGCCCGAAGCGGCCATCGCCGCGCGCAACAAGTACCGCATGCGGGAAATGCTCTCGGCCGCGGGTGTATGGTGCCCCAATTTCGTCCGGTTCGACCTGTCGGTCCCGGTCGAGGAACTCGCATTGGAACAGCGTTACCCCTGTGTGCTCAAGCCCGTCCTGCTTTCGGGCAGCCGGGGTGTCATCCGGGCCGACTCGCCCGACGGCTTCATCGAAGCTTTCCGCAGGATCGGCCGCATCCTCAAAAGCGCGGAGGACCGGCCGCCGAGCCTGGACCCTGACGCCCACCGCATCATGGTGGAGTCCTATATGCCCGGCCGGGAGGTGGCCCTGGAGGGGCTGTTGAGCGGCGGCCGCCTGCGCGTGCTCGCCCTGTTCGACAAGCCCGATCCCCTGGAGGGTCCCTATTTCGAAGAGACGATATACGTAACGCCTTCGCGCTTGCCCGAAGAGACGCAAGAGATCGTGTACGATGTCGTCCAGCGGGCTTCCTCGGCCGTGGGACTCACGGAGGGGCCGGTCCATGCCGAACTGCGGGTCCACCACGGCGAAGCCAGGATCATCGAAATCGCGGGCCGGTCCATCGGTGGCCTCTGCTCGCGCGTGCTGGAGTACGGACTGGGGATATCCCTGGAGGAGCTCATCCTGCGCCATGCCCTGGGCGAGGACGTGGATGGAGTCGGCGGCAAGGCGCAGAGCCGCGGCGGAGCGGACCAGGCGGACCAGGCGGACCAGGCGGACCAGGCGGACCAGGCGGACTGCGAGACGCAAAGCCGCGGCGGGACGGGAGACGAGGCCGCGGGCCAGACGAAGGAAACGAACGCCGCGGCGAACAAGCCGGAGGCCGCGGGCGTGATGATGCTGCCGGTGCCGGAAGGCGGAATGTTCCAGGGATTCGATGGCGTCGAGGAGGCGAAGAAGACCCCGGGCGTGGAGGACGTGGTCATCACCGCGAAGGAAGGCGACATGCTGACCCCATTGCCGGAAGGCGCCAGCTACCCCGGTTTCATATTCGCGAGAGGGGAAGAACCGGGCCAGGTCGCGCGGACGCTGCGAAGGGCCCATCGCAGCCTTCGAATGCGCGTCAAGACGGTCCTGGCTACGTAG
- a CDS encoding Ig-like domain-containing protein yields the protein MAVLCHKKTALRIVTACRSVLVLVFLSLLVLSSCGKDGPTRPDGSPVSSPAPAPTPARISITPSSVSLTEIGETARLSATVYSNDSAVLSGAVLSWASSNANVAVVDNGGLVTAVSYGTAQVTARSGNASQSVQVTVIQEASRIVIEPAMATLMSLGQTLQMTAAVFDKNEQPVKDAEVAWQSSSEGVATVDDGGLVTAVSNGTALISARSGSASQTVQVTVMQEAGRIVIEPYMVTLFRFGFGERSPRKTVKLSATVLDANGRELEDAEVKWSSNKGIVTVDEGGLVTAVSDGTAEITARSGDASASVAVRVLLPVIIESSLPLDHSRGIPILRLDTEGQTAQLSAIVYDVNGQEVEGAPVEWEHVEDCFICVGTNVVTVDENGLVTARTNGETIVNVTASDFHWSNFSSLQVSVNIIPSGGAHIRVYPPHLHLGIGMMVQLSTSMYDEDGQVVEDTEFAWSSDDNTVATVDADGLVTAEAYGMARITAQADELSASISLIVSARSDRARLISFYHATDGENWRDSAFNNWLSTAPIADWDGVKLNEAGRVRSLLRGTQNLTGTIPPVLAQLSELRVLQLFRNALTGSIPPELGQLAYLEELYLGTNQLTGGIPPELGQLENLEILDLWQNQLSGNVPPELGQLANLEVLDLSRNADLSGPLPEEMLNLTKLDALSIGSTQLCVPKTDRFDEWLAGIRVKLGVSRCGAP from the coding sequence ATGGCCGTACTTTGTCACAAAAAAACCGCTTTGAGGATTGTCACCGCATGCAGGAGTGTCCTTGTTCTTGTATTCCTGAGTCTGCTGGTACTGTCTTCGTGTGGCAAAGACGGCCCGACCAGACCGGATGGAAGTCCGGTTTCTTCACCTGCACCCGCACCCACACCGGCGCGGATCAGTATAACACCTTCGAGCGTTTCTTTAACTGAAATCGGTGAGACCGCGAGGTTAAGTGCAACAGTCTACAGTAACGACAGTGCTGTCCTATCCGGTGCTGTCCTGTCCTGGGCAAGCAGTAATGCCAACGTGGCTGTCGTCGACAACGGGGGATTGGTGACCGCCGTGTCGTACGGTACGGCGCAGGTCACCGCACGGTCCGGAAACGCATCTCAATCCGTACAAGTTACGGTGATACAGGAAGCCAGCCGCATCGTCATCGAACCGGCCATGGCGACCTTGATGTCCCTTGGACAGACCTTACAAATGACTGCCGCCGTGTTCGACAAGAACGAACAGCCGGTGAAAGACGCCGAAGTGGCCTGGCAGAGTAGCAGCGAGGGGGTGGCCACTGTCGACGATGGGGGACTGGTGACGGCCGTGTCGAATGGCACGGCGCTGATCAGTGCGCGTTCGGGAAGCGCGTCTCAAACCGTACAGGTTACGGTGATGCAGGAAGCGGGCCGCATCGTCATCGAACCCTACATGGTGACGCTCTTTCGATTTGGTTTCGGTGAGAGAAGTCCCCGCAAGACCGTCAAATTGTCCGCTACCGTACTGGATGCGAACGGTCGTGAGTTAGAAGATGCAGAAGTGAAGTGGTCCAGCAACAAGGGCATTGTCACCGTCGATGAAGGGGGGCTGGTAACTGCTGTAAGTGATGGTACGGCAGAGATCACCGCCCGGTCCGGCGACGCCTCGGCGTCGGTCGCCGTCCGCGTTCTGCTGCCCGTTATTATCGAATCCAGTCTGCCGTTAGACCACAGCCGCGGCATCCCCATATTGCGACTCGACACCGAGGGTCAGACCGCCCAGCTCTCCGCAATCGTGTATGATGTGAATGGTCAGGAAGTTGAAGGCGCACCGGTAGAATGGGAACACGTCGAAGATTGCTTTATCTGCGTTGGCACGAATGTGGTCACGGTCGACGAAAATGGTCTGGTGACCGCTCGTACAAACGGTGAAACGATCGTCAACGTGACCGCAAGTGACTTTCATTGGTCGAATTTCAGCTCGTTACAGGTTTCGGTAAATATCATCCCTTCAGGTGGAGCGCATATCAGGGTCTACCCTCCCCATCTGCACCTGGGTATCGGTATGATGGTACAGCTTTCCACGTCAATGTACGACGAAGACGGGCAGGTGGTAGAGGATACCGAGTTTGCCTGGTCCAGCGATGACAATACAGTAGCCACCGTGGACGCTGACGGACTGGTAACTGCCGAAGCCTACGGTATGGCGCGGATTACCGCACAGGCGGACGAACTTTCGGCTTCAATTTCCTTGATTGTCAGTGCAAGGAGTGACCGGGCAAGACTGATCAGTTTCTACCATGCGACCGATGGAGAGAATTGGAGAGATTCTGCGTTCAACAACTGGCTGAGCACCGCGCCGATTGCCGACTGGGACGGCGTGAAGCTCAATGAGGCGGGAAGGGTGAGAAGCCTGTTGCGCGGGACGCAGAATCTGACCGGTACTATTCCTCCTGTACTCGCTCAACTCAGTGAACTTCGCGTACTGCAACTGTTCAGGAACGCGTTGACAGGCAGTATTCCCCCGGAGCTCGGTCAACTCGCTTATCTCGAAGAATTGTATCTGGGAACAAACCAGTTGACGGGCGGTATTCCGCCGGAACTCGGTCAGCTTGAAAATCTCGAAATCCTGGATCTTTGGCAAAACCAGTTGTCGGGTAACGTGCCACCGGAACTTGGTCAACTTGCCAACCTAGAAGTGCTCGATCTCTCACGAAACGCGGATCTTTCCGGCCCGCTGCCGGAAGAGATGCTCAATCTGACGAAACTGGACGCGCTCTCAATAGGGAGTACGCAGTTATGCGTGCCAAAGACCGACCGGTTTGATGAATGGTTGGCCGGGATTCGGGTGAAACTCGGTGTTAGCCGCTGCGGAGCGCCGTAA
- a CDS encoding mandelate racemase/muconate lactonizing enzyme family protein yields MKITDVKAVYPSRNKKGTGAWQEYYWQIVVRVDTDAGVTGYGYGGGGEPGRLIVNGHLRDALIGRSIGSVEDIRRVWDHLYFKSLPYGRGGIAIMALSGIDLALWDLLGKAEGRPVYDLIGGMKKEKIRAYATGGDLSRVRDLGYTAVKRSHQWRSEADFDSAVIQAVRCREMFGRDALLMFDCYMSWDAAVALRMREILDEYAPYWFEDLVTPDHLTELAELRPQLAPVLLAGGEHDFSHHAFAAIARAGALDLWQPDITWCGGITAGLRIVDLARSHGVPVCPHRGGEIWGLHLIAATDCMDLAETHPDRWSGGKDEVLLDEPVVSEGRIAPTGRPGFGVTPRPEFT; encoded by the coding sequence ATGAAGATCACGGACGTCAAGGCCGTCTACCCGTCACGGAACAAGAAAGGGACGGGCGCCTGGCAGGAATACTACTGGCAGATCGTGGTCCGGGTGGACACGGACGCGGGCGTGACCGGGTACGGGTATGGCGGGGGCGGCGAGCCCGGCAGACTGATCGTCAACGGCCATCTGCGCGATGCACTGATCGGCAGGTCCATCGGGAGCGTGGAGGATATCCGCCGGGTTTGGGACCACCTTTACTTCAAGTCCCTGCCGTACGGCCGCGGCGGCATCGCGATCATGGCCCTGAGCGGGATCGACCTGGCGCTGTGGGATCTGCTCGGAAAGGCCGAGGGCCGGCCCGTGTACGATCTGATCGGGGGTATGAAGAAGGAAAAGATCCGCGCCTATGCGACCGGGGGCGATCTGTCCCGGGTCCGCGACCTGGGCTACACCGCGGTGAAGCGCTCGCACCAGTGGCGGTCAGAAGCCGACTTCGATTCGGCCGTGATCCAGGCGGTCCGTTGCAGGGAGATGTTCGGCCGGGACGCGCTGCTCATGTTCGACTGCTATATGTCCTGGGACGCCGCGGTTGCCTTGCGGATGCGAGAAATCCTGGACGAATATGCGCCCTACTGGTTCGAGGATCTCGTCACACCGGACCATCTGACCGAACTGGCGGAACTCCGGCCCCAGCTGGCTCCCGTGCTGTTGGCCGGCGGCGAGCATGACTTCTCCCACCACGCTTTCGCCGCCATCGCCCGCGCCGGCGCCCTGGACCTGTGGCAGCCCGATATCACGTGGTGCGGCGGCATAACGGCCGGACTGCGAATCGTGGATCTGGCAAGATCACACGGCGTGCCCGTTTGCCCCCATCGCGGCGGTGAGATCTGGGGGCTGCACCTGATCGCGGCCACGGACTGCATGGACCTGGCGGAGACCCACCCGGACCGGTGGAGTGGTGGGAAGGACGAGGTCCTGCTCGACGAGCCCGTGGTGTCGGAAGGCCGCATCGCACCGACCGGCCGACCGGGATTCGGCGTCACGCCGAGACCGGAATTCACCTGA